A genome region from Bradyrhizobium commune includes the following:
- a CDS encoding ComEC/Rec2 family competence protein produces the protein MAEPGRPLRSQGVAGTWPVGRAASAGGLAPAGFGAWPALAGTLREWAKAEAGAGRLFPWVPIAFGCGIALYFAADHEPVLWAVAATAAALTTGAVLLRRSRLFAPAIMIAAVAAGFAMATWKTARIAHTVLAKPLYSVSLSGFVETRDIRERTDRFVLRVTAMEAQRSDVKLERVRLSVRKGTAPEVGSFVQLKARLMPPLSPLRPGSYDFARDMFFQGIGASGFAMGAITASAPPEVGGLRLHYAAIMQGLRDTIDARIRATLDGDNRAIATALLTGRRDAITTPVNDAMFISGLGHVLSISGYHMAVVAGVVFFAVRALLALIPGLAAGFAIKKWSAAAALVAAAFYLLLSGAEVATQRSFFMTAVVLIAVMVDRRAITFRTLAVAALIVLAVAPEALVHPSFQMSFAATLGLVALVQIGMPNLFASPDHSATARIALWGGREIAMLFMASMIAGLATTPYAAFHFHRITPYGVLANLGAMPVVSALVMPAGLLGLLAAPFGLDGVFWWLMGIGIDWMIAVTRWVAALPGAVGHVGAFGTGPLVAASLGLVLMGLLRTPLRWSGALVLAAAIVWGLSVRQPDILIAGDGSSVAVRGKDGQLHLIRASKDSFLLKEWLAADADPRDAGSASLADGVSCDESGCVTPLADGRMVALALRIDALTDDCSRAALVVTTRPAPPDCAAMVVDRPHLARQGALALTRRGDGFAVQAVKARGTDRPWSPAAAGDGDSELTLMPRSAAPRSKDATPSESDLQAED, from the coding sequence CTTTGGCGCTTGGCCCGCGCTTGCCGGGACGCTGCGTGAATGGGCCAAAGCGGAAGCCGGCGCCGGGCGTCTGTTCCCCTGGGTGCCCATCGCCTTCGGTTGCGGCATCGCGCTCTATTTCGCCGCCGATCATGAGCCGGTGCTGTGGGCCGTTGCCGCGACGGCGGCCGCGCTCACAACAGGCGCCGTGCTGCTGCGGCGGAGCCGGCTGTTCGCGCCGGCGATCATGATCGCCGCGGTTGCGGCCGGTTTTGCCATGGCGACCTGGAAGACGGCGCGGATCGCCCACACCGTGCTGGCCAAACCGCTCTATTCGGTCTCGCTGTCGGGCTTCGTCGAGACCCGCGACATCCGCGAGCGCACCGACCGTTTTGTCCTCCGCGTCACCGCGATGGAGGCGCAGCGCAGCGACGTCAAGCTCGAGCGGGTCCGGCTGTCGGTGCGCAAGGGTACCGCGCCCGAGGTCGGCAGCTTCGTGCAGCTGAAGGCGCGGCTGATGCCCCCGCTGTCGCCGCTGCGGCCTGGCAGCTATGATTTTGCCCGCGACATGTTCTTCCAGGGCATCGGCGCCTCCGGCTTCGCGATGGGCGCCATTACAGCTTCCGCCCCGCCCGAGGTCGGCGGCTTGCGACTGCATTATGCCGCGATCATGCAGGGGCTGCGCGATACGATCGACGCACGCATCCGCGCCACGCTCGATGGCGACAACCGCGCGATTGCGACCGCGCTGCTGACCGGCCGCCGCGATGCGATCACCACGCCCGTCAACGACGCGATGTTCATCTCGGGGCTCGGCCATGTGCTGTCGATCTCCGGCTATCACATGGCCGTCGTCGCCGGCGTCGTTTTCTTCGCGGTGCGGGCGCTGCTCGCCTTGATCCCGGGATTGGCGGCTGGCTTCGCCATCAAGAAATGGTCGGCGGCTGCGGCGCTGGTTGCAGCCGCGTTCTACCTGCTGCTCTCCGGTGCGGAGGTCGCTACGCAGAGATCGTTCTTCATGACCGCGGTGGTGCTGATCGCGGTGATGGTCGATCGCCGCGCCATCACGTTCCGCACGCTCGCGGTGGCTGCCCTGATCGTGCTGGCGGTCGCGCCGGAGGCGCTGGTCCATCCGAGCTTCCAGATGTCGTTCGCGGCGACCCTCGGGCTCGTGGCGCTGGTGCAGATCGGCATGCCGAACCTGTTTGCCTCGCCCGATCATTCCGCGACCGCACGGATCGCGCTGTGGGGCGGTCGCGAGATCGCGATGCTGTTCATGGCCTCCATGATCGCGGGGCTCGCGACCACGCCCTATGCCGCCTTCCACTTCCATCGCATCACGCCCTACGGCGTGCTCGCCAATCTCGGCGCGATGCCGGTGGTCTCGGCGCTGGTGATGCCGGCGGGGCTGTTGGGATTGCTGGCCGCCCCCTTCGGCCTCGACGGCGTGTTCTGGTGGCTGATGGGGATCGGCATCGACTGGATGATCGCCGTCACGCGCTGGGTGGCCGCGCTGCCCGGCGCGGTCGGCCACGTCGGTGCCTTCGGCACCGGGCCGCTGGTCGCCGCGAGCCTCGGCCTCGTCCTGATGGGCCTGCTGCGCACGCCCTTGCGCTGGTCCGGCGCGCTCGTGCTGGCGGCCGCGATCGTCTGGGGACTGTCCGTCCGGCAACCCGACATTCTGATCGCCGGCGACGGCTCGAGCGTGGCGGTGCGGGGCAAGGATGGGCAGCTGCATTTGATCAGGGCCAGCAAGGACAGCTTTCTGCTGAAGGAGTGGCTCGCGGCCGATGCCGATCCGCGTGATGCCGGCAGTGCTTCGCTGGCCGACGGCGTGTCCTGCGACGAGTCCGGCTGCGTAACGCCGCTTGCCGATGGGCGTATGGTCGCATTGGCGCTGCGCATTGACGCGCTGACCGATGATTGCAGCCGCGCCGCGCTGGTGGTGACTACCCGGCCCGCGCCGCCGGATTGCGCAGCCATGGTGGTCGACCGGCCGCATCTTGCACGGCAAGGCGCATTGGCGCTGACGCGGCGCGGCGACGGCTTTGCGGTTCAGGCTGTGAAGGCGAGGGGCACAGACCGTCCCTGGTCGCCGGCGGCGGCCGGCGATGGGGATTCCGAACTGACCCTCATGCCACGGTCGGCGGCTCCGCGCTCCAAGGACGCAACGCCATCGGAGTCCGACCTGCAGGCCGAAGACTGA
- the lexA gene encoding transcriptional repressor LexA yields the protein MLTRKQYELLRFISERLKESGVPPSFDEMKDALDLRSKSGIHRLITALEERGFIRRLPNRARAIEVIKLPELQAAAGSRRGFTPSVIEGNLGKVRTTSSPPADDGERPVAVPVMGRIAAGTPIEALQTRSHTISVPPDMLGSGEHYALEVRGDSMVEAGILDGDMALIQRNETADTGDIVVALIDDEEATLKRFRRRGASIALEPANAAYEVRILPPNRVKIQGKLIGLYRKY from the coding sequence ATGCTAACGCGCAAACAATACGAGCTTCTGCGGTTCATCAGCGAGCGGCTGAAGGAAAGCGGCGTGCCGCCCTCCTTCGACGAGATGAAGGACGCGCTCGACCTGCGCTCCAAATCGGGTATCCACCGCCTCATCACCGCGCTCGAGGAGCGCGGCTTCATCCGGCGCCTGCCCAACCGCGCCCGCGCCATCGAGGTGATCAAGCTGCCCGAGCTCCAGGCCGCCGCCGGTAGCCGCCGCGGCTTCACGCCGAGCGTGATCGAGGGCAACCTCGGCAAGGTGCGCACGACCTCCAGCCCGCCGGCAGACGACGGCGAGCGTCCCGTTGCGGTCCCCGTGATGGGCCGCATCGCGGCCGGCACGCCGATCGAGGCGTTGCAGACCCGCAGCCACACCATCAGCGTGCCGCCGGACATGCTCGGCTCGGGCGAGCATTACGCGCTCGAGGTGCGCGGCGATTCCATGGTCGAGGCCGGCATCCTCGACGGCGACATGGCGCTGATCCAGCGCAACGAGACTGCCGACACCGGTGACATCGTGGTGGCGCTGATCGACGACGAGGAAGCAACCCTGAAGCGCTTCCGCCGCCGTGGCGCTTCGATTGCGCTCGAGCCCGCCAACGCCGCCTATGAGGTCCGCATCCTGCCGCCCAACCGCGTGAAGATTCAGGGCAAGCTCATCGGGCTTTACCGCAAATACTGA
- a CDS encoding molybdopterin molybdotransferase MoeA — MALMPVSDALAAVLAGAEPLPEETIALDDAFHRVLARDVASKRTQPPQAMSAMDGYAVRASDAAAIDSQLTVIGEVAAGRPFAGTVRAGEAVRIFTGGVVPDGTDAVVIQEDTVTDGKRITVKEAAVTGRHIRPAGIDFREGDVLLRKGARLTERDLALAAGMNHPNLAVRRQPKVAILATGDELVRPGTTPGPGQIVYSNGYALHALARREGADTVDLGVAADTLEATTAGIRRARESGADILITTGGASVGDHDLVQHALKAEGVAMAFWKIAMRPGKPMMHGRLGAMRVIGLPGNPVSSYVCGFLFMVPLIRALSGRSVIHHRREHAVLGRDVGANDQREDYLRARLVERDDGTLIALPVDHQDSSLLANLAAAQALLVRAPFAPKAEAGSPCAILRLPL, encoded by the coding sequence GTGGCCCTCATGCCGGTTTCCGATGCGCTTGCTGCCGTGCTCGCGGGCGCGGAGCCATTGCCTGAGGAGACGATCGCGCTCGACGATGCCTTTCATCGCGTGCTTGCGCGCGATGTTGCTTCAAAGCGCACGCAGCCGCCGCAGGCGATGTCGGCGATGGACGGCTATGCCGTGCGTGCAAGCGATGCGGCAGCGATCGATTCGCAGCTCACCGTGATCGGAGAGGTCGCGGCTGGCCGGCCGTTCGCGGGAACCGTCCGCGCCGGCGAAGCGGTGCGGATCTTCACCGGCGGCGTCGTTCCCGATGGTACCGACGCTGTCGTGATCCAGGAGGACACCGTCACTGACGGCAAACGCATCACGGTCAAGGAGGCCGCCGTCACCGGGCGGCACATCCGCCCCGCCGGAATCGACTTTCGCGAGGGCGACGTGCTGTTGCGCAAGGGCGCCCGGTTGACCGAGCGCGATCTCGCGCTCGCCGCCGGCATGAATCATCCAAACCTCGCTGTCCGCCGCCAGCCGAAGGTCGCGATCCTCGCGACCGGCGACGAGCTGGTGCGGCCGGGCACCACGCCCGGCCCCGGCCAGATCGTCTATTCCAATGGCTACGCCCTGCACGCGCTCGCCCGCCGCGAGGGTGCCGACACCGTCGACCTCGGGGTCGCCGCCGACACCCTGGAGGCGACCACCGCCGGCATCCGCCGCGCGCGCGAGAGCGGCGCCGACATCCTGATCACCACGGGTGGCGCTTCCGTCGGCGACCACGATCTGGTCCAGCACGCGCTCAAGGCCGAGGGCGTCGCAATGGCGTTCTGGAAGATCGCGATGCGGCCGGGCAAGCCGATGATGCACGGCCGGCTCGGCGCGATGCGCGTGATCGGCCTGCCCGGCAATCCCGTGTCGTCCTACGTTTGCGGTTTCCTGTTCATGGTGCCGCTGATTCGCGCGCTGTCGGGCCGCTCCGTGATTCACCACCGCCGCGAGCACGCCGTGCTCGGCCGCGATGTCGGCGCCAATGACCAGCGCGAGGATTATCTCCGCGCGCGTCTGGTAGAGCGTGACGACGGCACGCTGATCGCCCTCCCCGTCGATCATCAGGATTCCTCGCTGCTGGCGAATCTCGCTGCGGCACAGGCACTTCTCGTGCGCGCGCCATTCGCGCCGAAAGCCGAGGCAGGCTCGCCTTGCGCGATACTGCGCCTGCCGCTCTGA
- a CDS encoding HAD-IA family hydrolase gives MTSLSPGSADALLFDLGRVVLDIDFSKAIACWAGYAGLKPEAIVARYVRDEAYRLHEMGKISDADYFASLRSSLGIGISDAQFLEGWNAIFAGEMPDIAELLPRAAKRMPLYAFSNTNRPHVDYFSKEYADLLGHFRELYLSSSIGLRKPDAEAFDHVVAAMGVPANRIVFFDDLAENIEGARARGLTAVHVISPHDVGHALKALGI, from the coding sequence ATGACCTCGCTCTCTCCCGGCAGCGCCGACGCGCTTCTGTTCGATCTCGGGCGTGTCGTGCTCGACATCGATTTCTCCAAGGCGATCGCGTGCTGGGCGGGATATGCGGGCCTCAAGCCCGAAGCCATCGTCGCGCGCTATGTGCGCGACGAGGCCTACCGGCTGCATGAGATGGGCAAGATCAGCGACGCCGACTATTTCGCCTCGCTGCGCTCATCGCTCGGGATCGGCATTTCGGACGCGCAGTTCCTGGAGGGCTGGAACGCGATCTTCGCCGGCGAGATGCCCGACATCGCGGAACTGCTGCCCCGCGCGGCGAAGCGGATGCCGCTCTACGCCTTCTCCAACACCAACCGCCCGCACGTCGACTACTTCTCCAAGGAATATGCCGATCTGCTCGGCCATTTCCGCGAGCTGTATCTGTCGTCCAGTATCGGCTTGCGCAAACCGGATGCGGAAGCGTTCGACCATGTGGTTGCCGCGATGGGCGTGCCGGCGAACCGCATCGTGTTCTTCGACGACCTCGCCGAGAATATCGAAGGCGCCCGCGCCCGCGGACTGACCGCAGTGCATGTGATCTCGCCCCACGATGTCGGCCATGCGCTGAAGGCGCTCGGGATCTAA
- a CDS encoding alpha-hydroxy acid oxidase — protein MNEAPRIRPDRNVELGASNEPFQNLHEFIKKARANLNQNAWDYIVGAAETETTMRRNRMALDEIAFRPRVLRDVHRVDGSVERFGRTMRLPVVLAPVGALEVFDPHGAASVVRGAGAFGAAHMLSSVTEPGLEKTAEAAPDALRLFQLYVRGDDAFVADVVARAVKNNYAAFCLTVDTAHYSRRERDIAKRYVRESRLRATGGDFQKGLEWRTVKMIKDKFDIPLILKGIATAEDAQIAVDHGVEWIYVSNHGGRQLDHGRGAMHVLPEIVEAVKGRAKIMVDGGICRGTDVVKAIAAGADLVGIGRLQCWALAAAGEAGVTRMLELLEDEVLRCLGLLGATSFAEVNKSCLHPATATNAPSVFSAFPLYDHEPYRY, from the coding sequence ATGAACGAAGCGCCCCGCATCCGGCCGGACAGGAACGTCGAACTCGGCGCCAGCAACGAGCCGTTCCAGAATCTGCACGAATTCATCAAGAAGGCGCGCGCCAACCTCAACCAGAACGCCTGGGACTATATCGTCGGCGCCGCCGAGACCGAGACCACGATGCGCCGTAACCGCATGGCGCTGGACGAGATCGCGTTTCGCCCGCGCGTGCTGCGGGACGTGCACAGGGTCGACGGCTCGGTCGAGCGGTTCGGCCGCACGATGCGCCTGCCGGTGGTGCTGGCCCCGGTCGGGGCGCTGGAGGTCTTCGATCCACATGGCGCGGCGAGTGTCGTCCGTGGCGCCGGCGCCTTTGGTGCGGCGCACATGCTGAGCTCGGTGACCGAGCCGGGGCTCGAGAAGACCGCGGAAGCCGCCCCCGATGCGCTGCGCCTGTTCCAGCTTTATGTCCGTGGCGACGACGCTTTCGTCGCCGATGTCGTCGCCCGCGCCGTGAAGAACAATTATGCCGCCTTCTGCCTGACCGTCGATACCGCCCATTACAGCCGTCGCGAGCGTGACATCGCCAAGCGCTACGTTCGCGAGAGCCGGCTGCGCGCCACCGGCGGCGACTTCCAGAAGGGCCTGGAGTGGCGGACGGTGAAGATGATCAAGGACAAGTTCGATATCCCGCTGATCCTTAAAGGCATCGCCACCGCCGAGGACGCCCAGATCGCGGTCGATCATGGCGTCGAATGGATCTACGTCTCCAACCATGGCGGCCGCCAGCTCGATCACGGCCGCGGTGCCATGCATGTGCTGCCCGAGATCGTCGAGGCGGTGAAGGGCCGCGCCAAGATCATGGTCGATGGCGGCATCTGCCGCGGCACCGACGTCGTCAAGGCGATCGCCGCAGGCGCCGACCTCGTCGGCATCGGCCGGCTGCAATGCTGGGCGCTGGCTGCGGCTGGAGAAGCCGGCGTGACGCGGATGCTGGAGCTGCTGGAGGACGAGGTGCTGCGCTGCCTTGGCCTGCTGGGCGCAACTTCGTTTGCCGAGGTCAACAAATCCTGCCTGCATCCGGCAACCGCCACCAACGCGCCGAGCGTGTTCAGCGCGTTCCCGCTTTACGATCACGAGCCCTATCGGTACTGA
- a CDS encoding S41 family peptidase, producing MRKSLLFPLGALTGVCLTLLVSGPQGGLWAARAAAGADDAYSQLNLFGEVFERVKASYVEKPDNAKLIEGAITGMVTSLDPHSRYMNDKAWTEMQETTSGEFGGLGIEVTMEEGLVKVVSPIDDTPASKAGIMSGDLISKIDGDAVQGMTLEQAVNKMKGPVDTKTKLTIIRKGADAPLDVAITREIIHVRPVRFHVENGDIGYIRVTSFNEQTTDGLKKAIAAISKDVPQEKLAGYVMDLRNNPGGLLDQAVSVSSAFLQRGEVVSTRGRNPEETQRFTAHGGDLTKGKPLVVLINGGSASASEIVGGALHDHKRATIIGTRSFGKGSVQTIIPLGAGNGALALTTARYYTPSGRSIQAQGIAPDIEILQEVPAELKGRVDTMAESQMRGHLSAADGTEQTGSQSYVPPDEKDDKALHAAYDFLHGVTANAVAAKPAAKTTVPN from the coding sequence ATGCGGAAATCCCTGCTTTTTCCCCTCGGCGCACTCACCGGAGTGTGTCTGACCCTCCTCGTTTCCGGTCCTCAGGGCGGACTTTGGGCGGCACGGGCGGCGGCGGGCGCGGACGATGCTTATTCGCAGCTCAATTTGTTCGGCGAGGTCTTCGAGCGGGTGAAGGCGAGCTATGTCGAGAAGCCCGATAACGCCAAGCTGATCGAAGGCGCGATCACGGGCATGGTGACCTCGCTCGATCCGCATTCGCGCTACATGAACGACAAGGCCTGGACCGAGATGCAGGAGACCACCTCCGGCGAGTTCGGCGGGCTCGGCATCGAGGTCACGATGGAGGAAGGCCTGGTCAAGGTCGTCTCGCCGATCGATGACACGCCGGCGTCCAAGGCCGGCATCATGTCCGGCGATCTCATCAGCAAGATCGACGGCGACGCCGTGCAGGGCATGACGCTCGAGCAGGCCGTCAACAAGATGAAGGGCCCGGTCGATACCAAGACCAAGCTCACGATCATTCGCAAGGGCGCCGACGCCCCGCTCGATGTCGCGATCACGCGCGAGATCATTCATGTGCGGCCCGTGCGCTTCCATGTCGAAAACGGCGACATCGGCTATATCCGCGTCACCTCGTTCAACGAGCAGACCACCGACGGCCTGAAGAAGGCGATTGCGGCGATCTCCAAGGACGTTCCGCAGGAAAAGCTCGCCGGCTACGTAATGGACCTGCGCAACAATCCCGGCGGCTTGCTCGACCAGGCGGTGTCGGTGTCGAGTGCGTTCCTTCAGCGCGGCGAGGTCGTCTCGACCCGCGGCCGCAATCCCGAAGAGACCCAGCGCTTCACCGCGCATGGCGGCGACCTCACCAAGGGCAAGCCGCTGGTCGTGTTGATCAACGGCGGCTCGGCCTCTGCCTCCGAGATCGTCGGCGGTGCGCTGCATGATCACAAGCGTGCGACGATCATCGGCACGCGCTCGTTCGGCAAGGGCTCGGTGCAGACCATCATTCCGCTCGGCGCCGGCAACGGCGCGCTGGCGCTGACCACCGCGCGTTATTACACGCCGTCGGGCCGCTCGATCCAGGCCCAGGGCATCGCGCCCGACATCGAGATCCTCCAGGAGGTGCCGGCGGAGTTGAAGGGCCGCGTCGACACCATGGCGGAGTCCCAGATGCGCGGCCATCTCTCGGCCGCTGACGGCACCGAGCAGACCGGCTCGCAATCCTACGTCCCGCCGGACGAGAAGGACGACAAGGCGCTGCACGCGGCCTACGACTTCCTGCACGGCGTCACCGCAAACGCGGTCGCCGCCAAGCCCGCGGCGAAGACGACGGTGCCGAACTAA
- a CDS encoding bifunctional diguanylate cyclase/phosphodiesterase produces the protein MMTGYGSRLFDQAFVRSGPIRWLVVGGTLLIVAIAVGATLMAQNFRERALRNSSRELENTVLLLAHHFDQQLQDFAVIQKDFVDHVRSSGITTAEDYRRRLSGQDIHRMLRSKIEALPYMGGVNIIDSDGNLINSSTAWPVPKVNLADRAYFRTFRYDPLSPDVLIEPVYSRISGAWTILIVRRIVGPNGEFMGVVGRGIEPANFEKFFETVVLGESATISMLHRDGTLLARFPHSSDLMGRNFKNGPYEQQRVFGLDHFAGRFVSPVDGDDRLISARALPHFPILMMATTTRAAALADWREQIGILISVAGASALAIAGVLIAIVRKLLEQHRLSRERLTLEKQRLDRAVNNMTQGLLLFDASQQLVICNQRYIEMYGLSADIVKPGCSFSDIIRHRKATGSFTGDVDHYVARVLRDVHVRNSMVVDTGDGRSIQIVNEPLGDGGWVATHEDITERRRIEERITHLAHYDALTDLPNRAMFHEHLRGELAAIVDGEELAVHYIDIDEFKGVNDALGHLVGDELLKSIAASLSGCAGPTDFVARLGGDEFAIVQSAVTSTDQINDLVARVFAAIRAPFDCMGHHLTTDASIGIALAPGHGTALDQILKNADMAMYAAKAAGRRTYRFFEPDMDAKVRERRQLEIDLRHAIAHGGLDVYYQPCLSLKDDRITGCEALVRWRHPERGMVSPAEFIPIAEDTGLINEIGEWVLKTACRDAAAWPDDIRLAVNVSPVQFKSSTLALKIMAALAASNLPASRLELEITEAVLIRDDETALAILHQLRAIGVRIALDDFGTGYSSLSYLHRFPFDKIKIDRCFVEDIAGPDGSASIVQAVVNLASARRMATTAEGVETEEQQRLLRTLGCSEMQGYLFSAAQPADKVLELFALHGSRLAQRGGEQSRRREAS, from the coding sequence ATGATGACGGGATACGGCAGTCGCCTCTTTGACCAGGCCTTCGTACGCAGCGGACCGATCCGCTGGCTGGTGGTGGGCGGCACGCTGCTGATCGTGGCGATCGCCGTCGGCGCGACGTTGATGGCGCAGAATTTCCGCGAGCGTGCGCTACGTAACTCCAGCCGTGAGCTCGAGAACACCGTGCTGCTGCTCGCCCATCATTTCGATCAGCAATTGCAGGACTTCGCCGTCATCCAGAAGGATTTCGTCGATCACGTCCGCTCGAGCGGAATCACGACCGCAGAAGACTATCGCAGGCGCCTCTCCGGCCAGGACATCCACCGGATGCTGCGCTCGAAGATCGAGGCACTGCCCTACATGGGCGGCGTCAACATCATCGACTCCGACGGCAATCTGATCAACTCGTCGACGGCATGGCCGGTGCCGAAGGTCAACCTCGCCGATCGCGCCTACTTCAGGACCTTCCGATACGATCCGCTGTCGCCCGACGTGCTGATCGAACCGGTGTACAGCCGCATCTCCGGCGCCTGGACCATCCTGATCGTCCGCAGGATCGTCGGACCGAACGGCGAATTCATGGGCGTGGTCGGGCGCGGCATCGAGCCCGCCAATTTCGAGAAATTCTTCGAGACCGTCGTGCTCGGCGAAAGCGCAACGATCTCGATGCTGCATCGTGACGGCACCTTGCTCGCCCGCTTTCCCCATTCGAGCGATTTGATGGGGCGCAATTTCAAGAACGGCCCGTACGAGCAACAGCGGGTCTTCGGGCTCGATCACTTCGCCGGGCGCTTCGTCAGTCCAGTCGACGGCGACGACCGGCTGATCTCGGCGCGCGCCCTGCCCCACTTCCCGATCCTGATGATGGCGACCACGACGCGCGCGGCCGCTCTCGCCGACTGGCGCGAGCAGATCGGCATCCTGATTTCGGTCGCCGGCGCCTCGGCGCTAGCGATTGCCGGCGTGCTGATCGCGATCGTGCGCAAGCTCCTGGAGCAGCACCGCCTCTCGCGCGAGCGGCTGACGCTCGAGAAGCAGCGTCTCGACCGGGCCGTCAACAACATGACCCAGGGCCTGCTGCTGTTCGACGCTTCGCAGCAGCTCGTGATCTGTAACCAGCGCTATATCGAGATGTACGGACTGTCGGCCGACATCGTGAAGCCCGGCTGCAGCTTTAGCGACATCATTCGGCACCGCAAGGCCACGGGCTCTTTCACCGGCGACGTGGACCATTATGTCGCGCGCGTGCTGCGTGACGTCCACGTGCGCAACTCCATGGTCGTCGACACCGGCGACGGCCGTTCGATCCAGATCGTCAACGAGCCTCTCGGAGATGGCGGCTGGGTGGCGACGCATGAGGACATCACCGAGCGCCGCCGCATCGAAGAGCGCATCACCCATCTCGCTCATTACGACGCACTGACCGATCTGCCGAACCGCGCCATGTTCCACGAACATCTGCGCGGAGAGCTTGCCGCGATCGTCGATGGCGAAGAGCTTGCGGTACACTACATCGACATCGACGAATTCAAGGGCGTCAACGACGCGCTCGGCCATCTCGTCGGCGACGAGCTGTTGAAGTCGATCGCCGCGAGCCTCAGCGGCTGCGCCGGCCCGACCGATTTCGTGGCGCGGCTCGGCGGCGACGAATTCGCGATCGTGCAGAGCGCCGTGACCTCCACCGATCAGATCAACGATCTCGTCGCGCGGGTGTTCGCCGCGATCCGCGCGCCGTTCGACTGCATGGGCCACCATCTCACCACCGACGCCAGCATCGGCATTGCGCTCGCGCCGGGCCACGGCACTGCGCTCGACCAGATCCTGAAGAACGCAGACATGGCGATGTATGCCGCGAAGGCCGCTGGCCGCCGCACCTATCGCTTCTTCGAGCCGGACATGGACGCCAAGGTCCGCGAGCGACGCCAGCTCGAGATCGATTTGCGCCACGCCATCGCCCATGGCGGCCTCGATGTCTACTACCAGCCTTGTCTGAGCCTGAAGGACGACCGCATCACCGGCTGCGAGGCGCTGGTGCGCTGGCGCCATCCCGAGCGCGGCATGGTCTCGCCCGCCGAATTCATCCCGATCGCCGAGGATACCGGCCTGATCAATGAGATCGGCGAATGGGTGCTCAAGACCGCCTGCCGCGATGCGGCCGCCTGGCCTGACGACATCCGCCTTGCCGTCAACGTCTCGCCGGTGCAATTCAAGAGCAGCACGCTGGCGCTGAAGATCATGGCGGCGCTCGCCGCCTCCAATTTGCCTGCGAGCCGGCTCGAGCTCGAGATCACCGAGGCCGTGCTGATCCGCGACGACGAGACCGCGCTTGCGATCCTGCATCAGCTCCGCGCCATCGGCGTCCGCATCGCGCTCGACGATTTCGGCACGGGCTATTCGTCGCTGAGCTATTTGCACCGCTTCCCGTTCGACAAGATCAAGATCGACCGCTGCTTCGTCGAGGACATCGCCGGCCCCGACGGCTCCGCCAGCATCGTGCAGGCCGTGGTCAACCTTGCCAGCGCCCGCCGCATGGCCACCACGGCCGAGGGCGTCGAGACCGAGGAGCAGCAGCGCCTGTTGCGCACGCTCGGCTGCTCCGAGATGCAGGGCTATCTGTTCAGCGCGGCACAGCCGGCCGACAAGGTGCTGGAGCTGTTCGCACTGCATGGCAGCCGCCTCGCCCAGCGCGGCGGCGAGCAAAGCCGCCGCCGCGAGGCGAGCTAG